A part of Astatotilapia calliptera chromosome 15, fAstCal1.2, whole genome shotgun sequence genomic DNA contains:
- the srp9 gene encoding signal recognition particle 9 kDa protein — translation MPYYQTWEEFARAAEKLYLTDPMKVRVVLKYRHCDGNLCIKVTDNAVCLQYKTDQAQDVKKIEKLHGKLMRLMVSKETHSGAMETD, via the exons ATGCCTTACTATCAGACGTGGGAGGAGTTCGCCCGTGCAGCAGAAAAACTGTATCTGACAGACCCAATGAAG gtcAGAGTGGTTCTAAAATACAGACACTGCGACGGAAACCTGTGCATTAAAGTGACTGACAATGCTGTG TGTTTACAATACAAGACAGACCAGGCCCAGGACGTGAAGAAGATTGAAAAGCTCCATGGGAAGCTGATGAGACTCATGGTGTCCAAGGAGACGCACAGTGGTGCCATGGAGACGGACTAA